The Levilactobacillus namurensis genomic interval TTACCTGTGGTTGCAGATTGCCCAGGGGCTGTACATCCGACTCGCGCCGGTAATGAAGCGCTGGCCGTTATTGACCCATTCAGAAGTTTAGCTAAAAAAATCGCTCGTGGTTGTCGGTGGACAATCACGGGCGATTTTGCTTTAGTGAAGTCTTAGTTGAGGTCGGCCAGCCATTCGGTCGCGAGGTCGATCCAGTGAGCAACGTGAGGCAGATTACTCCCCGGCTTCCAAGCGGTTACTTGGTTGGCTAAGGCCAAACCGTGGGGACCGTTGTGGAAGATGTGCAGTTCGGTGTCCACGCCGTGAGCCAGTGAGGATTGCACGTAGGCTAGCGTGTTTTGCACGGGAACCAGTGGGTCGTTGGCGGTGACCCAGGCAAAGGTCGGCGCGTTTTGTGCGGTGACGCGTTGGTCCGCAGCGATTTGAGCGGGGTCATCCGTCCACTGGGCTAACGTGGCGGCGTCGTTGGGGAAGCCGGCTTGCGGGGTGATCACGGGGTAACCCAGGAGAATTGCGTGGGGATGAATCTGAGTGGGCGTGGTCCCGGCCAGCTGGTTGAGGTGGTCGGTTGCCCAGAGATCGTTGAAGAGGGCCACGATATGTCCCCCTACGGAGAAGCCAGCAACGTTGATATGGGCGGCATCGATCTGCCAATCCGCCGCGTGTTCACGCAGACTGGCCACGCTTCGAGCCAGTTCGACGACTGGTGCGGGAAGCAGTGGTTTTTTTTCGCCAGCAAAGCTGTACCGTAAGAAGAAGGCTTGGTAGCCCCGCGCAAACCAAGCCATGGCGAGATCTTCAGCTTGCTGTTCCGGAATGTGCGTGTAAGAACCGCCGGGAACGATGATCATCGCCGGATAGGTGGCTTGGGGTGCATCTTGACGCAGATAACCGCGTAAGTAGGCTTGCGTATCAGCACCTAATGATTGCGTAATGATTTGCATGGAAAAACCTCCTGATTTTGATTAAAGTTAACTAGTACTATGGTATCATTGTACCGCATCTAGAGCAGGACGAAAGGGACGGTGAGAGAATGCATCCAGAATTGACGACGCCGCGGTTGCGCCTGAGTCCGTTAACGGAAAGCCAGCTAACGGCTTACCAGGAGCTGCTGACGAATCCCACTGTGGCCGGTCCGGCCGGGCTGAGTCTGCCGGTCTCTGCGCAACGCGTGGCGGCAAGTTTAGCGGCTGATCGGCAACAACCCGTGCATTACGGCATCGTTTGGCCGGCGACAAATCGACTGATTGGGACCTTGATTGGTTATCCGCACGTGGAAGCAACGGGGGCTCCCAGCCCACGGGCCTTAGATGTCGGGTACCTGTTGGCTCCGGAGTTTTGGGGCCGGGGGTTGATGCCCGAGGCCTTGACCGCTTGGCTAGCGGCACTGCCCCGGCAATTCCCCCAGGTCACCACGGTCTGGGCGACGACCTTGGCCACCAATACGCGTTCACAGCGGGTTTTAATTAAGTCA includes:
- a CDS encoding GNAT family N-acetyltransferase, which encodes MHPELTTPRLRLSPLTESQLTAYQELLTNPTVAGPAGLSLPVSAQRVAASLAADRQQPVHYGIVWPATNRLIGTLIGYPHVEATGAPSPRALDVGYLLAPEFWGRGLMPEALTAWLAALPRQFPQVTTVWATTLATNTRSQRVLIKSAFELIDDQMMVPNAATWGLVRHCLYRCQLTE
- a CDS encoding alpha/beta hydrolase, with amino-acid sequence MQIITQSLGADTQAYLRGYLRQDAPQATYPAMIIVPGGSYTHIPEQQAEDLAMAWFARGYQAFFLRYSFAGEKKPLLPAPVVELARSVASLREHAADWQIDAAHINVAGFSVGGHIVALFNDLWATDHLNQLAGTTPTQIHPHAILLGYPVITPQAGFPNDAATLAQWTDDPAQIAADQRVTAQNAPTFAWVTANDPLVPVQNTLAYVQSSLAHGVDTELHIFHNGPHGLALANQVTAWKPGSNLPHVAHWIDLATEWLADLN